From one Acidobacteriota bacterium genomic stretch:
- a CDS encoding protease HtpX, giving the protein MQVFKTTLLMTVLTVVLLLIGNWLGGDTGMIIALIFAGVMNFASYFYSDKIALKTYNAQPATRQELPNVYRILESLTGRENLPMPKVYVIPVDSPNAFATGRNPQHASVAVTRGILQLLSDEELEGVLGHELGHVRNHDILISSVAATLAGAIILIARFAGWAALFGGFGSDDNREGGALGALALMIVAPVAAMLIQLAISRSREYAADASGAKWTGNPQALASALEKLDAYSKRLPMQASPSTAHLFIIQPRTREFLAGLFSTHPPIPKRVERLLGHPVEMGESGRGY; this is encoded by the coding sequence ATGCAGGTATTCAAAACCACCTTATTGATGACCGTGCTGACGGTCGTGCTGCTGCTGATCGGCAACTGGCTGGGAGGCGACACCGGCATGATCATCGCGCTGATCTTTGCCGGGGTGATGAACTTTGCCTCCTACTTCTACAGTGACAAGATCGCACTCAAGACCTATAACGCGCAGCCGGCGACGCGGCAGGAGCTGCCGAACGTGTACCGGATTCTGGAGAGCCTGACCGGGCGCGAGAATTTGCCCATGCCGAAGGTGTACGTGATTCCGGTGGATTCGCCCAACGCCTTTGCCACCGGGCGCAATCCGCAGCATGCCTCGGTGGCGGTGACGCGCGGCATTCTGCAACTGCTCAGCGACGAAGAGCTGGAGGGCGTGCTCGGGCACGAGCTGGGGCACGTGCGCAATCACGACATTCTGATCAGCTCTGTGGCGGCGACGCTGGCGGGCGCGATCATTCTGATCGCGCGCTTTGCCGGCTGGGCGGCGCTGTTTGGCGGCTTCGGGAGCGACGACAACCGCGAGGGCGGAGCACTGGGAGCGCTGGCGCTGATGATTGTGGCGCCGGTGGCGGCGATGCTGATTCAGTTGGCGATTTCGCGCTCGCGCGAATATGCGGCGGACGCTTCAGGCGCGAAGTGGACGGGCAATCCGCAGGCGCTGGCGTCGGCTCTGGAAAAGCTGGACGCCTACTCGAAGCGGCTGCCGATGCAGGCATCGCCGTCGACGGCGCACCTGTTCATCATCCAGCCGCGCACGCGGGAATTTCTGGCGGGACTGTTCTCGACGCACCCGCCCATTCCGAAGCGGGTGGAGCGGCTGCTGGGACATCCGGTGGAGATGGGCGAGAGCGGGCGCGGTTACTGA
- a CDS encoding peptidase M48, with protein MALALLLPPCLLAAQQKPLPDPNATVEGVPVANPTTAKKLKAWDNVALIGHRNVGNGLDFYSEQKALALGQQLAQQVMQNSKVITDPEVNEYVNRLAQNLVRNSDAKVPFHVHVLQDDTINAFALPGGYFFVNTGLILAVKEEDELAGPMAHEIAHVACRHMTRNATKGELMSLLTIPAEILAGPSLGGFGGLATEVGASAIVPLQMERFSRGDEEQADWLGTQYLWKAGYDPYGMARAFELIEAEEKQKPGLISRMYASHPETTNRIAVTEREIQTILPLRASYVVTTSDFNRIQARLRALIKSKVETGVTVPGGIPTPHSGSNGGAPPVINH; from the coding sequence GTGGCCCTGGCGCTATTGCTACCCCCGTGCCTGTTGGCCGCGCAGCAAAAACCTTTGCCGGATCCCAACGCCACTGTCGAAGGCGTTCCCGTCGCCAACCCCACCACCGCCAAAAAACTCAAAGCCTGGGACAACGTCGCCTTGATTGGCCATCGTAACGTCGGCAACGGCCTGGACTTCTACAGTGAGCAAAAGGCGCTGGCGCTCGGGCAGCAGTTGGCGCAGCAGGTGATGCAAAACAGCAAAGTCATCACCGATCCCGAGGTCAACGAGTATGTCAACCGGCTGGCGCAAAACCTGGTTCGCAACTCCGACGCCAAAGTTCCTTTCCATGTGCACGTGCTGCAGGACGATACCATCAACGCCTTCGCCCTGCCCGGCGGCTATTTCTTCGTCAATACCGGCTTGATCCTCGCCGTCAAAGAAGAAGATGAGCTGGCCGGCCCGATGGCCCACGAAATCGCCCACGTCGCCTGCCGTCATATGACCCGCAATGCTACCAAGGGTGAGTTGATGTCTTTACTCACCATCCCGGCTGAGATTTTGGCCGGTCCCAGCCTGGGTGGCTTCGGTGGACTGGCTACCGAAGTCGGCGCCAGCGCCATCGTGCCGCTCCAGATGGAGCGCTTCAGCCGCGGCGATGAGGAGCAGGCGGACTGGCTTGGCACTCAGTATCTGTGGAAAGCCGGCTATGACCCCTATGGCATGGCGCGCGCCTTTGAGCTGATCGAGGCCGAGGAAAAACAGAAACCCGGCCTGATCTCACGCATGTACGCCAGCCATCCGGAAACCACCAACCGCATCGCCGTCACCGAACGCGAGATTCAAACTATCCTCCCGCTCCGTGCCTCTTACGTCGTCACCACTTCGGATTTCAACCGCATTCAGGCCCGCCTGCGCGCCCTCATCAAGTCCAAAGTCGAGACCGGAGTCACCGTTCCTGGAGGTATTCCCACCCCCCACTCTGGGTCTAACGGGGGGGCACCTCCCGTCATCAATCACTGA
- a CDS encoding ribbon-helix-helix protein, CopG family yields MATQATTTLKLDAKTKQRLKKLGAARRRSAHWLMKEAVRQYLEREEEREQLHRDALAAWREYEETGLHVTGEEMDAWLTAVAEGQDAPPPKPHR; encoded by the coding sequence ATGGCGACGCAGGCGACAACCACGCTGAAACTGGACGCGAAGACCAAGCAGCGACTGAAGAAGCTGGGGGCGGCGCGGCGGCGCTCGGCGCACTGGCTGATGAAAGAGGCCGTGCGGCAGTATCTGGAGCGCGAGGAAGAGCGGGAGCAACTGCACCGGGACGCGCTGGCGGCGTGGCGGGAGTACGAGGAGACGGGGCTGCACGTGACGGGCGAGGAGATGGATGCATGGCTCACAGCGGTCGCGGAGGGGCAGGACGCGCCACCGCCTAAGCCACACCGCTAG
- a CDS encoding type II toxin-antitoxin system prevent-host-death family antitoxin, protein MTSVGVRELKAKLSAYLRKVEAGEALEVTDRGRAIAEIVPAGWLAAQPVPPAWAEMIRSGEVRPPTRPGPFVLKPLPGKFPEGLAKQLLDEGRGEK, encoded by the coding sequence ATGACCAGCGTAGGCGTGCGCGAATTGAAAGCGAAGCTGAGTGCCTATCTGCGCAAGGTGGAGGCTGGCGAGGCGCTGGAAGTCACCGACCGCGGCCGGGCGATTGCCGAGATTGTCCCCGCCGGTTGGCTCGCCGCTCAACCGGTGCCCCCCGCTTGGGCGGAGATGATCCGCAGCGGGGAAGTCCGTCCTCCCACGCGTCCAGGGCCGTTCGTGCTCAAGCCCCTCCCCGGAAAATTTCCCGAGGGGCTGGCCAAGCAACTACTGGATGAGGGCCGGGGCGAGAAGTGA
- a CDS encoding superinfection immunity protein — protein MAVIPFLTIVASVIYSYKTEALTQLARTSSVPLSFGIFLAGLTSACLYLLPTIVAWLRKKRRAWTIFALDLLLGWTGVVWLATLIWASVKD, from the coding sequence ATGGCCGTCATTCCGTTCCTGACCATCGTCGCCAGCGTCATCTACTCCTACAAAACCGAGGCGCTCACCCAGCTCGCCCGCACCTCTTCCGTCCCGCTTTCGTTTGGCATCTTTCTTGCCGGCCTTACCAGCGCCTGCCTCTACCTGCTGCCCACCATCGTCGCCTGGCTCCGCAAAAAGCGCCGCGCCTGGACCATCTTCGCCCTCGATCTCCTCCTCGGCTGGACCGGCGTAGTCTGGCTCGCCACCCTCATCTGGGCGAGCGTGAAGGATTAG
- a CDS encoding PIN domain-containing protein, with product MIVYVESSAALAGWLRQAGGAEMSHLLRSAELSVTSDLTLIECDRALHRAASLQQFSPALLHAARAAAADLWDRSHVLEFEGSIVARARQRFPLEPIRTLDALHLAFYEKARRAFPALVMLSLDERVRAVVCALGGQVLPPQ from the coding sequence GTGATCGTCTACGTCGAGTCGAGCGCCGCGCTCGCCGGCTGGCTGCGCCAGGCCGGCGGCGCCGAGATGAGCCATCTGCTCCGCTCCGCCGAACTGTCCGTGACCTCCGATCTGACCTTGATCGAATGTGATCGCGCCTTGCACCGCGCAGCATCGTTGCAACAATTCAGCCCCGCGCTGTTGCATGCTGCGCGCGCGGCCGCCGCCGACCTCTGGGACAGAAGTCATGTGCTTGAATTTGAAGGCAGCATTGTCGCGCGCGCGCGGCAGCGGTTTCCTCTGGAGCCCATCCGCACGCTCGATGCCCTGCATTTGGCGTTTTATGAAAAGGCCAGGCGCGCGTTCCCCGCCCTCGTGATGCTCAGCCTGGATGAGCGCGTGCGCGCCGTCGTCTGCGCCCTCGGTGGCCAGGTGCTGCCGCCTCAGTAA
- a CDS encoding type II toxin-antitoxin system RelE/ParE family toxin: MVQLVWTAAGARDLTRIRRFLGARDEASARRAAKTIRDSVRRLARFPALGRTVEELPPEFREWFGPFGDSGYLVLYRLSGDRVSIVAVRHGRERSYATDEAATR; encoded by the coding sequence ATGGTGCAGCTTGTTTGGACAGCAGCGGGGGCGCGGGACCTGACGCGCATCCGCCGCTTTCTGGGCGCGCGCGATGAAGCCAGTGCACGCCGGGCGGCGAAGACGATTCGCGACAGCGTGCGGCGGCTGGCGCGATTTCCGGCGCTGGGACGAACGGTAGAGGAGCTGCCGCCGGAATTCCGCGAGTGGTTCGGGCCGTTTGGCGACAGCGGCTATCTGGTTCTGTATCGGCTCTCCGGAGATCGAGTCTCGATTGTCGCAGTCCGGCATGGACGCGAGCGGAGCTACGCGACCGACGAAGCCGCTACTCGCTAA
- a CDS encoding PadR family transcriptional regulator: MPSEERIEVLPGTLDLMVLRTLQSLGPQHAYAIASRLQQVSGGRLRLNQGTLYPALVRLEQRGDIAGAWRQTESHREAKYYALTRAGERRLAAETRRWRQMAGLVERLLEEGA; this comes from the coding sequence ATGCCAAGTGAAGAACGCATCGAAGTGCTGCCGGGCACGCTGGATCTGATGGTTCTGCGGACGCTGCAGAGCCTGGGACCGCAGCACGCCTACGCGATTGCCAGCCGCCTGCAGCAGGTCTCCGGCGGGCGGCTGCGGCTGAATCAGGGAACGTTGTATCCGGCGCTGGTGCGGCTGGAACAGCGGGGCGATATTGCCGGCGCCTGGAGGCAAACGGAAAGTCACCGCGAGGCCAAGTATTATGCGCTCACGCGCGCGGGCGAGCGGCGGCTGGCAGCGGAGACGCGGCGCTGGCGGCAGATGGCGGGGCTGGTAGAACGCCTGCTGGAGGAGGGCGCATGA
- a CDS encoding ABC transporter permease — translation MRLRPAWRRLRARTQAVLHPRAAEAAMQRELAAHLALMEEDLQRRGLSAEAARREARLRFGSSEAAAEAHRAARGFAAVEQLAHDTRLALRSLRHAPAFTITAVLTLTLGLGAAMAVFTVVNSVLLEPLPYPEAHRLVALRQLAPGAGGVANAAGGLGLSESMFLTFKRYNHSFSAMGIWTADMASITGRGQPQRVPAVDVSDGVLQALAVPPLRGRWLGPGDHELHGAATVMLSYGYWQREFGGAAAAIGSTLEVDGRVRVIVGVMPPGFRIEDQPADLIVPLAFAHTGLKLAGFGYQGLARLKPGATLTSADAELTRLLPVWMNSWTNCPKCDPHFYETWHITPALRPLKSAVVGGIAGTLWIVLATVGLLLLIAMGNAINLFLVRAEARQHELAVRAALGAGRARLAQALLLESTLVAGAGFGLGLAAAEAAIVWLRALGPVNLPRLTEVGLDLRVAGCGVALAIVAALGAGLAPLWRRHFTTITPTLAGESRGASASRQRRRVRSALIVAQTAMALVLLLAAGLLVRSFAALTRVQPGFSQPQTVQTFRVAIPHVPGDSDAMVVRTENDIVNRLQAIPGVTAAGFADQAPMQKFGGDWDIVVKRGEAVAAGSSPPSRWFTFVSPGYLCTLGTAVIAGRDFTWADLYAERHYVLLSRNLAREFFGSAQAAVGQQVSPSGPGNWYEVIGVVQDVHIAGAQQPAPTMVYWPALTPGLWGSTSMSQRVVTVAVRTPQAGTAALHAQILRAVAAVSPEIPLTEYATMQQIYAQALAVASFTLALLAMAGVMALALGLIGIYGVIAYEVVQRQREIGIRIALGASRGSVRALFLRRGLGLAALGCGLGLLAGAGLTHSLHALLFQISPLDPLTFLLAPVLLLLAVICASYLPARRASAQPAAAVLRS, via the coding sequence ATGAGGCTGCGCCCGGCGTGGCGGCGGCTCCGGGCGCGCACACAGGCTGTGCTGCATCCGCGTGCGGCGGAAGCGGCGATGCAACGCGAACTGGCGGCGCATCTGGCGCTGATGGAAGAAGACTTGCAGCGTCGCGGCCTGAGTGCGGAAGCCGCGCGGCGCGAAGCGCGGCTGCGCTTCGGCAGCAGCGAGGCTGCGGCCGAGGCCCACCGCGCAGCGCGCGGCTTCGCTGCGGTGGAGCAGCTTGCCCACGATACGCGCCTGGCGCTGCGCAGCCTGCGGCACGCCCCCGCCTTCACCATCACCGCCGTGCTCACGCTGACGCTGGGGCTGGGAGCGGCGATGGCGGTTTTCACGGTGGTCAACTCGGTGCTGCTGGAGCCGCTGCCCTACCCCGAGGCCCACCGGCTGGTAGCGTTGCGGCAGCTGGCGCCGGGCGCAGGCGGCGTGGCCAACGCGGCGGGTGGGCTGGGACTTTCGGAGTCGATGTTCCTGACCTTCAAGCGGTACAACCACAGCTTCAGCGCCATGGGAATCTGGACGGCGGATATGGCCTCCATCACGGGCCGGGGCCAGCCGCAGCGCGTGCCCGCGGTCGATGTCAGCGACGGCGTGCTGCAGGCGCTGGCGGTTCCCCCGCTGCGCGGGCGCTGGCTGGGGCCGGGCGATCACGAGCTGCACGGTGCGGCGACGGTAATGCTCAGCTACGGCTACTGGCAGCGGGAATTCGGCGGAGCGGCGGCGGCGATCGGCTCCACGCTGGAGGTGGACGGGCGCGTGCGCGTCATCGTAGGGGTTATGCCGCCGGGGTTCCGCATTGAGGATCAGCCGGCCGATCTCATCGTGCCGTTGGCGTTCGCCCACACCGGACTCAAGCTGGCCGGATTCGGTTACCAGGGCCTGGCGCGGCTGAAGCCGGGCGCGACGCTGACGTCCGCCGACGCCGAACTGACGCGCCTGCTACCGGTGTGGATGAACTCCTGGACCAATTGCCCCAAATGCGACCCGCACTTTTACGAAACCTGGCACATCACACCGGCACTGCGTCCGCTCAAAAGCGCGGTAGTCGGCGGCATCGCCGGAACGCTCTGGATCGTGCTGGCAACCGTTGGCCTGCTGCTGTTGATCGCCATGGGGAATGCCATCAACCTGTTTCTGGTGCGCGCCGAGGCGCGGCAACACGAGCTCGCCGTACGCGCGGCGCTGGGCGCCGGGCGAGCGCGGCTGGCGCAAGCACTGCTGCTGGAAAGCACGCTCGTTGCCGGAGCCGGATTCGGCCTGGGGCTGGCGGCAGCGGAGGCCGCCATCGTCTGGCTGCGCGCGCTCGGTCCGGTCAACTTGCCGCGACTGACGGAAGTGGGATTGGATCTGCGCGTGGCGGGCTGCGGCGTGGCGCTGGCGATTGTGGCCGCGCTCGGCGCCGGCCTGGCGCCGCTGTGGCGGAGGCACTTCACAACGATTACACCCACGCTCGCGGGCGAGTCGCGCGGGGCCAGCGCCAGCCGGCAGCGCCGGCGGGTGCGCAGCGCGCTGATCGTGGCGCAGACCGCCATGGCACTGGTGTTACTGTTGGCCGCCGGGCTACTGGTGCGCTCCTTTGCCGCGCTGACGCGGGTGCAGCCTGGCTTCTCGCAGCCACAAACCGTCCAGACGTTCCGGGTGGCGATTCCACATGTCCCAGGCGACTCGGATGCGATGGTGGTGCGCACGGAAAACGACATCGTGAACCGCCTGCAGGCTATTCCCGGCGTTACTGCGGCCGGCTTTGCCGATCAGGCTCCCATGCAGAAATTTGGCGGGGATTGGGACATCGTGGTGAAGCGCGGCGAAGCGGTGGCGGCGGGATCGTCGCCGCCCTCGCGCTGGTTCACGTTCGTTTCGCCCGGCTACCTGTGCACGTTGGGAACGGCAGTCATCGCGGGGCGCGACTTTACCTGGGCGGATCTGTATGCGGAACGGCACTACGTGCTGCTGTCGCGCAATTTAGCGCGCGAGTTTTTCGGAAGCGCGCAGGCGGCCGTCGGCCAGCAGGTCAGCCCCAGCGGCCCGGGCAACTGGTACGAGGTGATCGGGGTGGTGCAGGATGTGCATATCGCGGGCGCGCAACAGCCAGCGCCCACGATGGTGTACTGGCCCGCGCTGACGCCGGGGCTGTGGGGCAGCACCAGCATGTCCCAGCGCGTGGTCACGGTTGCCGTCCGCACGCCGCAGGCCGGCACGGCGGCGCTGCACGCGCAGATTCTGCGCGCGGTCGCGGCCGTGAGCCCGGAGATTCCCCTCACGGAGTACGCGACGATGCAGCAAATCTACGCGCAGGCGCTGGCGGTAGCCTCGTTTACGCTCGCCCTCCTCGCCATGGCGGGGGTAATGGCGCTGGCGCTGGGCTTGATCGGCATTTATGGGGTCATCGCTTATGAGGTCGTGCAACGGCAGCGCGAAATCGGCATTCGGATCGCGCTGGGCGCCAGCCGGGGCAGCGTGCGTGCGCTGTTCCTGCGCCGCGGACTCGGACTGGCGGCGCTGGGCTGCGGTCTGGGTCTGCTCGCGGGCGCGGGTTTGACCCATTCGTTGCACGCGCTGCTGTTCCAAATCAGTCCGCTGGATCCGCTCACGTTCCTGCTGGCGCCCGTCCTATTGCTCCTTGCAGTGATATGCGCCAGCTATTTGCCGGCCCGGCGTGCTTCGGCGCAGCCGGCAGCAGCGGTTCTTCGCTCGTAA
- a CDS encoding type II toxin-antitoxin system VapC family toxin, with product MAFLLDTCVWIDVERAVLAPGDVAVLTRGEEVYLSPVTLAELRFGAEIAAPALRQQRLAALARIETRPLLSIDRTTGLVFGSLTAQLHLSAHRHRARVQDLWLASQAIQHGCSLLTRNVRDFDDLPGLQVEPYALRPRPS from the coding sequence ATGGCATTCCTCTTAGACACTTGCGTCTGGATCGACGTGGAGCGCGCGGTATTGGCGCCCGGCGATGTCGCCGTGCTCACACGCGGAGAGGAGGTTTACCTTTCCCCCGTGACGCTCGCGGAACTCCGCTTCGGCGCCGAGATCGCCGCGCCCGCACTGCGCCAGCAGCGTCTGGCTGCGCTCGCGCGCATTGAAACCCGCCCGCTGCTGTCCATCGATCGCACCACGGGACTCGTATTCGGCAGCCTTACCGCGCAGCTTCACCTTTCGGCTCACCGCCATCGTGCTCGGGTGCAGGACCTTTGGCTGGCGAGCCAGGCCATCCAGCATGGCTGCTCGCTGCTCACGCGCAACGTCCGCGACTTCGACGACTTGCCCGGGCTGCAGGTCGAACCCTACGCGCTCCGCCCCCGTCCGTCCTAA
- a CDS encoding Hsp20 family protein, giving the protein MTTTLVLQGKPATYSASDWAPRADVVENEAGYEVALDLPGVKREELDVQVDHETVTIKGERKLAASPEAYHRVERPYGSFSRVFLLPEFVNPAGIEAKLSDGVLHLTLPRREETKPKQVKVQVN; this is encoded by the coding sequence ATGACTACGACATTGGTTTTGCAAGGTAAGCCAGCCACCTACTCGGCCAGCGATTGGGCGCCGAGGGCTGATGTAGTGGAAAACGAAGCCGGTTATGAAGTGGCGCTGGATCTGCCGGGCGTGAAGCGCGAAGAGCTGGACGTGCAGGTGGACCACGAGACGGTGACGATCAAGGGCGAACGCAAGCTGGCCGCCAGCCCGGAGGCGTACCATCGAGTGGAGAGGCCGTACGGGAGTTTCAGCCGGGTGTTCCTGCTGCCGGAGTTTGTAAATCCGGCGGGCATAGAAGCCAAGCTGAGCGATGGCGTGCTGCATCTGACGCTGCCGCGGCGGGAGGAAACGAAGCCCAAGCAGGTCAAGGTGCAGGTGAACTGA
- the clpB gene encoding ATP-dependent chaperone ClpB, which translates to MPIRFDKLTVKSQEALEAARNLAVEHQQGAIEPLHLLAALLADREGVIGPTLQRLGVNAASLAADLERELEKRPKVQGASVERSLSPELAQVLEAAFRHADKFKDEFVSTEHLLLGMLDQKDTAAQRLLAAHGITPERVLQALQAIRGSQRVTDQNPEGRYQALERYARDLTELARKGKLDPVIGRDDEIRRVIQVLSRRTKNNPVLIGEPGVGKTAIVEGLAQRIIAGDVPEVLKTKRVVAMDLGAMVAGAKYRGEFEDRLKALLKEIEEAGGEIILFIDELHTLVGAGAAEGAMDASNMLKPALARGELRAIGATTLNEYKKYIEKDAALERRFQQVYVGEPTIEDSIAILRGLKERYEIHHGVRIQDAALVAAARLSARYIADRFLPDKAIDLVDEAAAALRMQLDSRPVEIETLERRLTQLQIEQTALEKEKDKASKDRIGEIEREVADLRERVGALRTRWENEKDEIQKVRDLKAKLDALTVEEQQAERQGNFQRVAEIRYGQRGELERQLTAASQKLEADQGTRLLHEEVGEGEIAAIVSKWTGIPVTRMMEGEKQKLVHMEERLHQRVVGQDEAVSVVSDAIRRSRAGLGDPRRPIGSFLFLGPTGVGKTELARALAEFLFDDEHAMVRLDMSEYMEKHSVARLIGAPPGYVGYEEGGQLTERVRRRPYAVLLLDEIEKAHGDVFNVLLQVLDDGRLTDGKGRTVDFRNTVVIMTSNLGGQYLHGEVTPAARSQVMEELRTHFRPEFLNRVDEIVIFHALEKAQLEPIVELQLAQLRALLAERNIGLELAPAARDLILRQGYDPQYGARPLKRALQRLVQNPLASAILKGEVEAGETVEAVLAANGEELQFLPLAQAAPEAAPAASKS; encoded by the coding sequence ATGCCGATAAGATTCGACAAGCTAACGGTGAAATCGCAGGAGGCGCTGGAGGCGGCGCGCAACCTGGCGGTGGAGCATCAACAGGGAGCGATCGAGCCGCTGCATCTGCTGGCGGCGCTGCTGGCCGACCGCGAAGGGGTGATCGGGCCGACGCTGCAGCGGCTGGGGGTGAATGCCGCGAGCCTGGCGGCGGACCTCGAGCGCGAGCTGGAGAAGCGGCCGAAGGTGCAGGGGGCGAGCGTGGAGCGGTCGCTGTCGCCGGAGCTGGCGCAGGTGCTGGAAGCGGCCTTTCGGCATGCCGACAAATTCAAGGACGAATTCGTCTCGACCGAGCATTTGCTGCTGGGCATGCTCGACCAGAAGGACACGGCGGCGCAGCGGCTGCTGGCGGCGCATGGAATCACGCCCGAGCGCGTGCTGCAGGCGCTGCAGGCGATCCGCGGCAGCCAGCGCGTGACCGACCAGAATCCGGAGGGGCGCTACCAGGCGCTGGAGCGGTACGCGCGCGATCTGACCGAGCTGGCGCGGAAGGGCAAGCTCGATCCGGTGATTGGGCGCGATGACGAGATTCGGCGGGTGATTCAGGTACTGTCGCGGCGGACGAAGAACAATCCGGTGCTGATCGGCGAGCCGGGAGTGGGCAAGACGGCGATTGTCGAGGGGCTGGCGCAGCGGATCATCGCCGGCGATGTGCCCGAGGTGCTGAAGACCAAGCGCGTAGTGGCAATGGATTTGGGCGCGATGGTGGCCGGCGCCAAGTACCGGGGCGAGTTTGAAGACCGGCTGAAGGCGCTGCTGAAGGAAATTGAGGAAGCGGGTGGCGAGATCATCCTCTTCATTGACGAGCTGCACACCCTGGTGGGGGCGGGCGCGGCCGAAGGCGCGATGGATGCGAGCAATATGCTCAAGCCGGCGCTGGCGCGGGGCGAGCTGCGGGCGATTGGCGCGACCACGCTGAACGAGTACAAGAAGTACATCGAGAAGGACGCGGCGCTGGAGCGGCGCTTCCAGCAGGTGTACGTAGGCGAGCCGACGATCGAAGACTCGATTGCGATTTTGCGCGGGCTGAAGGAGCGCTACGAAATTCACCACGGCGTGCGCATTCAGGATGCGGCGCTGGTGGCGGCGGCGCGGCTGTCGGCGCGCTATATCGCCGACCGCTTTCTGCCCGACAAGGCGATTGACCTGGTGGACGAAGCCGCGGCGGCGCTGCGCATGCAGTTGGACTCGCGTCCGGTGGAGATTGAGACGCTGGAGCGGCGGCTGACACAGTTGCAGATCGAACAAACGGCGCTGGAAAAGGAAAAGGACAAGGCCTCGAAGGACCGGATCGGCGAAATTGAGCGCGAGGTGGCGGACTTGCGCGAGCGGGTGGGAGCGTTGCGGACGCGCTGGGAAAACGAGAAAGATGAAATCCAGAAGGTGCGCGACCTCAAGGCCAAACTCGACGCGCTGACGGTGGAGGAGCAGCAGGCGGAGCGGCAGGGGAATTTTCAGCGCGTGGCAGAGATCCGCTATGGCCAGCGGGGCGAGCTGGAACGGCAACTGACGGCGGCCAGCCAGAAGCTGGAGGCGGATCAGGGCACGCGGCTGCTGCACGAAGAAGTGGGCGAAGGGGAGATTGCCGCCATCGTGTCCAAGTGGACCGGCATTCCGGTGACGCGGATGATGGAAGGCGAAAAGCAGAAGCTGGTGCACATGGAAGAGCGGCTGCACCAGCGCGTGGTGGGGCAGGACGAGGCGGTGAGCGTGGTGTCGGATGCGATCCGGCGCTCGCGCGCGGGACTGGGCGATCCCCGGCGGCCGATTGGATCCTTCCTTTTTTTGGGACCGACGGGGGTGGGCAAGACCGAACTGGCACGGGCGCTGGCGGAGTTCCTCTTTGACGACGAACACGCCATGGTGCGGCTGGACATGAGCGAGTACATGGAAAAGCATTCCGTGGCGCGGCTCATCGGCGCGCCGCCCGGCTACGTCGGTTACGAAGAGGGCGGGCAGTTGACCGAGCGGGTGCGGCGGCGGCCGTACGCGGTACTGCTGCTGGATGAGATCGAGAAGGCGCATGGCGACGTGTTCAACGTGCTCCTGCAGGTGCTCGACGACGGGCGGCTGACGGACGGCAAGGGGCGGACGGTGGACTTCCGCAACACGGTGGTGATCATGACCTCGAACCTGGGCGGCCAATACCTTCACGGCGAAGTAACGCCGGCGGCGCGCAGCCAGGTGATGGAAGAGCTGCGGACGCACTTCCGGCCGGAGTTTCTGAACCGGGTGGACGAGATCGTGATCTTCCACGCGCTGGAGAAGGCGCAACTGGAGCCGATCGTGGAGCTGCAGTTGGCGCAGCTGCGGGCGCTGCTGGCGGAGCGCAACATCGGGCTGGAGCTGGCGCCGGCGGCGCGCGACCTGATTCTGCGGCAAGGCTACGATCCGCAGTACGGGGCGCGGCCGCTGAAGCGCGCGCTGCAGCGGCTGGTGCAGAACCCGCTGGCGAGCGCCATCCTGAAAGGCGAGGTGGAGGCGGGCGAAACGGTGGAGGCGGTGCTGGCGGCCAACGGCGAGGAGCTGCAGTTTCTGCCGCTGGCGCAGGCTGCACCGGAAGCGGCCCCGGCGGCATCCAAGAGCTAG
- a CDS encoding type II toxin-antitoxin system Phd/YefM family antitoxin, translated as MKTLSATTLARNLSHVLDELVRGGEEIAIERHQRIIGRLVPHPPRQNALEALADLYRTLPEAAAQGWEADARRGHWSQRVRDPWHSS; from the coding sequence ATGAAAACGTTGAGTGCGACCACGCTGGCTCGAAACCTTAGCCATGTGCTGGACGAGTTGGTACGCGGAGGCGAGGAGATCGCCATCGAACGCCACCAGCGCATCATTGGACGACTCGTCCCTCACCCTCCGCGCCAGAACGCTCTCGAGGCGCTGGCCGATCTGTACCGCACCCTGCCGGAAGCTGCGGCCCAGGGCTGGGAGGCCGACGCCCGCCGGGGCCACTGGTCCCAGCGCGTACGCGATCCATGGCATTCCTCTTAG